A stretch of Sinimarinibacterium sp. NLF-5-8 DNA encodes these proteins:
- the nhaD gene encoding sodium:proton antiporter NhaD has translation MRNLILAGLAALLLPQTVLASAGAIDLTQHWVGFVALTLFVIAYFLVVIEERTHLRKSIPVIIAAGGIWALIALVYAGQGDNESVQGYLRHGLLEYAELMLFLLVAMTYINIMQERNVFEALRGWLISRGFSLRAIYWITGTIAFFMSPLADNMTTALVLASVALAVGRDNPRFVVVACVSIVVAANAGGVFSPFGDITTLMVWQKGKLDATEFLVLFVPSLVNWLVPAAIMSFVVPKSTPPAAESSVHIKRGGVVVIFMFIGTVAMTVSLHSFLHLPPAFGMVTGLGLVKLFGWWIEKQEAHAQQADHLQDAPLNTFNELARSEWDTLLFFYGVIMCVGGLGAIGYLAVGSEWMYNGLGATNANILVGVVSAIVDNIPVMYAVLTMNPPMPDGQWLLVTMTAGVGGSLLSIGSAAGVAVMGQARGVYTFGAHFKWSWAIALGYAASIAVHFWINGEYFSMTHPG, from the coding sequence ATGCGTAATTTGATTCTGGCGGGTCTGGCCGCATTGCTGCTGCCGCAAACTGTGTTGGCCTCTGCGGGCGCCATTGACCTGACCCAGCACTGGGTTGGTTTTGTTGCGTTGACGCTGTTTGTCATTGCCTACTTCCTGGTGGTGATTGAAGAGCGCACGCACTTGCGCAAATCCATTCCCGTCATCATTGCCGCCGGCGGCATCTGGGCACTGATCGCACTGGTTTACGCCGGGCAGGGTGATAACGAAAGCGTTCAGGGTTATCTGCGTCACGGCCTGCTCGAATATGCCGAGCTGATGCTGTTTTTGCTGGTGGCGATGACCTACATCAACATCATGCAAGAGCGCAATGTGTTTGAAGCGCTGCGCGGCTGGCTGATTTCACGCGGATTTTCACTGCGCGCGATTTACTGGATTACCGGCACGATCGCGTTTTTCATGTCGCCCCTGGCCGACAACATGACCACCGCTTTGGTGCTGGCCTCGGTTGCGCTGGCTGTTGGTCGCGATAATCCACGGTTTGTGGTGGTGGCCTGCGTCAGCATCGTCGTGGCGGCCAACGCCGGTGGTGTGTTCAGCCCGTTTGGTGACATCACCACCTTGATGGTGTGGCAAAAGGGCAAACTCGACGCCACCGAGTTTTTGGTGCTGTTTGTGCCGTCTTTGGTCAACTGGCTGGTACCGGCGGCGATCATGTCGTTCGTCGTGCCCAAGTCCACGCCGCCCGCGGCGGAGTCCAGCGTGCACATCAAGCGCGGCGGTGTAGTGGTCATTTTCATGTTCATCGGCACCGTGGCGATGACGGTTTCACTGCACAGCTTCCTGCACTTGCCACCGGCGTTTGGCATGGTCACTGGACTGGGGCTGGTCAAGCTGTTTGGCTGGTGGATTGAAAAGCAGGAAGCCCATGCGCAGCAGGCGGATCACTTGCAGGATGCTCCGCTGAATACCTTTAACGAACTCGCGCGCTCGGAGTGGGACACGTTGCTGTTCTTCTACGGTGTGATCATGTGCGTGGGGGGGCTGGGCGCCATCGGTTATCTGGCCGTCGGTTCGGAGTGGATGTACAACGGCCTGGGTGCAACCAACGCCAATATTCTGGTCGGCGTGGTGTCCGCCATCGTCGATAACATTCCGGTGATGTACGCCGTTTTAACCATGAACCCGCCGATGCCGGATGGCCAGTGGCTGCTGGTGACGATGACGGCCGGTGTCGGTGGCTCGCTGCTGTCGATTGGCTCTGCCGCCGGTGTGGCGGTGATGGGGCAGGCGCGCGGGGTGTATACCTTCGGCGCACACTTCAAATGGTCATGGGCGATAGCCTTGGGTTATGCCGCCAGTATTGCCGTGCATTTCTGGATCAACGGCGAATATTTTTCAATGACTCATCCCGGCTGA
- a CDS encoding NADH-quinone oxidoreductase subunit N, with the protein MTPALTQQLIAAAPLLLMALGTVVLMGLIATHRNHRIAAQLTTLGFLLTIGACLIPQVSVQVTPLLMMDDYARFGIVLIAAAGLVTVLFLYGYLLEFEGWREEMYLLLLLTSMGAMVLVAARHAASLVLGLEIMTSALFGMIAYARKQKKPLEAGIKYLILSAAATATLLFGLALIYAASGSLTFDTLATGIGAHAEGDRLLASVGMAMVWIGFAFKLSVVPLHLWAADVYDGAPAPVTGFLASISKGAMAMLMLRWLGYGSLQSLPGLTQVLGWLAVASILVGNIAAIQQNNVKRMLAYSSIAHFGYLMVPIVLWGSDAREAVLLYVVAYTIMTIGSFGAVAILSGTQAKGDADRLYDYRGLFWRRPLVTSTLTPMLLAQAGVPLTVGFIAKFYVLMVAVDQSAWGLALAVVIGSAIGLYYYLRLVIVQFLPRPGGMYREGRWSEMSVAAGVGLVITLVLLIGAGVWPQPLIDAVRWALIPLG; encoded by the coding sequence ATGACGCCCGCGCTGACACAACAACTGATCGCGGCTGCGCCCCTGCTGCTGATGGCGCTGGGCACCGTGGTGCTGATGGGGCTGATTGCGACGCATCGCAATCACCGCATCGCCGCGCAGCTGACCACGCTGGGCTTTTTGCTGACAATCGGCGCCTGCCTGATCCCGCAGGTGTCGGTGCAGGTGACGCCGCTGCTGATGATGGATGACTACGCGCGCTTTGGCATCGTGCTGATCGCGGCGGCAGGTCTGGTCACGGTGCTGTTTTTATACGGTTATCTGCTGGAGTTTGAAGGCTGGCGCGAGGAGATGTACCTGCTGCTGCTGCTGACCTCAATGGGTGCGATGGTGCTGGTGGCCGCACGCCACGCGGCTTCTCTGGTACTGGGGCTGGAGATCATGACCTCGGCGCTGTTCGGCATGATTGCGTATGCGCGCAAGCAGAAAAAACCGCTGGAAGCCGGGATCAAGTACCTGATCCTGTCGGCGGCGGCCACGGCAACCCTGCTATTTGGACTGGCGCTGATTTATGCCGCGAGCGGCAGCCTGACATTTGACACGCTGGCCACCGGCATCGGCGCCCATGCCGAAGGAGATCGTCTGCTCGCCAGCGTTGGCATGGCGATGGTCTGGATTGGCTTTGCCTTCAAGCTGTCGGTTGTGCCGCTGCACCTGTGGGCAGCCGATGTGTATGACGGCGCACCGGCGCCGGTGACCGGCTTTCTGGCGTCAATCTCCAAGGGTGCGATGGCGATGCTGATGCTGCGCTGGCTCGGCTACGGCAGTCTGCAATCGTTGCCGGGGTTGACCCAGGTGCTGGGGTGGCTGGCAGTCGCCAGCATTCTGGTCGGCAACATCGCTGCGATTCAGCAGAACAACGTCAAACGCATGCTGGCCTATTCGTCGATTGCACACTTTGGCTATTTGATGGTGCCGATCGTGCTGTGGGGCAGTGATGCGCGCGAGGCGGTGCTGCTGTATGTGGTGGCCTACACCATCATGACCATCGGCAGTTTTGGCGCAGTGGCGATTCTGTCCGGCACCCAGGCCAAGGGCGATGCCGATCGCCTGTACGACTATCGCGGCCTGTTCTGGCGGCGGCCGCTGGTGACCAGCACGCTGACGCCGATGCTGCTGGCGCAAGCGGGGGTGCCGCTGACCGTTGGTTTTATCGCCAAGTTTTATGTGCTGATGGTTGCCGTTGATCAAAGTGCCTGGGGGCTGGCATTGGCCGTGGTGATCGGCAGTGCGATTGGCCTGTATTACTACCTGCGGCTGGTCATCGTGCAGTTCTTGCCACGCCCTGGCGGGATGTACCGTGAAGGTCGCTGGTCCGAGATGAGCGTGGCAGCCGGTGTTGGCCTGGTCATCACGTTGGTGCTGCTGATTGGCGCAGGTGTGTGGCCGCAGCCGCTGATCGATGCGGTGCGTTGGGCGTTGATTCCACTTGGATAA